The following are encoded together in the Rhizobium brockwellii genome:
- a CDS encoding LysR family transcriptional regulator — MNDYRALRTFLMAAEKRNFAQVARELDMTPAAVTRAIAALENELGVQLFVRTTRQVSLTTDGAIYAAQIKPAMEALENARTDLMNTHKADHGRLRISAPTWFGQQALPPILAGFKELYPKISFEISLADGLVNIIDDDYDLAIRISAAPSDKFTIWRKISMVRRILVAAPGSRFTEMKHPSELTPDDCLAYSGESRRENWVLSDGSGSANISAGRAFSANSGEVLASMAADGVGVAMLPKFHVAEYLRTGRLVHILKNWSPPDLWLTLYYPPYQSLPPRIASFSKFFEQQVPAFMTAMD; from the coding sequence ATGAACGACTACAGGGCGCTTAGGACGTTCTTGATGGCTGCGGAAAAGCGCAACTTCGCGCAAGTCGCGCGGGAGCTCGATATGACACCAGCGGCGGTCACCAGAGCGATTGCCGCACTCGAGAACGAGTTGGGCGTGCAGCTTTTCGTGCGGACGACACGGCAGGTTTCATTGACGACCGACGGCGCGATCTATGCAGCCCAGATCAAGCCGGCGATGGAAGCATTGGAGAATGCACGCACTGACCTCATGAACACGCACAAGGCCGACCATGGTCGCCTGCGGATCAGTGCGCCGACCTGGTTCGGGCAGCAGGCTCTGCCCCCGATCCTGGCCGGTTTCAAAGAGTTATATCCGAAGATAAGTTTTGAGATTTCACTCGCTGACGGGCTGGTCAACATTATCGACGACGACTACGACCTCGCGATCCGGATCTCCGCGGCGCCGTCCGATAAGTTCACGATCTGGAGGAAAATCAGCATGGTCCGGCGTATCCTGGTGGCTGCGCCAGGTAGCCGATTTACGGAGATGAAGCATCCAAGCGAGTTGACCCCTGACGACTGTCTTGCATATAGCGGCGAGAGCAGGCGGGAAAACTGGGTATTGTCGGACGGTAGCGGCAGTGCCAACATCTCAGCGGGGCGGGCGTTCAGCGCCAACAGCGGCGAAGTCCTGGCGAGCATGGCGGCCGACGGGGTCGGTGTCGCCATGCTGCCGAAGTTCCATGTCGCCGAGTATCTGCGCACCGGGCGGCTGGTTCATATTCTGAAAAACTGGTCGCCGCCGGATCTGTGGCTGACGCTCTATTATCCGCCATACCAGTCGCTGCCGCCGCGCATCGCGTCGTTCTCTAAGTTCTTCGAGCAGCAGGTCCCTGCGTTCATGACCGCTATGGACTGA
- a CDS encoding fumarylacetoacetate hydrolase family protein — MSHPKFVSFTRNGHSGYGLLAGDGIIDLSARHGTKWPTLREVIADGVLLKLAEEAASLEPDFPASDIRYEIPVPGPEKIICVGVNFPDRNEEYKDGQAAPSNPSLFIRFPRSFTGHDQPLIRPPESPQLDYEGEIVIVIGKGGRRIPEAEALSHIAALSLCNEGTIRDWVRHAKFNVTQGKNFDRTGSIGPWLIPFTHEAQIADIKLETRVNGEVRQSDRTSRMIFSFRKIINYISTFTTLVPGDVIVTGTPTGAGARFDPPIWLKPDDVVEVEADGIGILRNAIADEV; from the coding sequence ATGTCGCACCCGAAGTTTGTCAGCTTTACCCGCAACGGCCACAGTGGATACGGCCTTCTTGCGGGAGATGGAATTATTGACCTTTCCGCCCGCCATGGCACGAAGTGGCCAACGCTACGCGAGGTGATAGCCGACGGCGTGCTATTGAAGCTCGCTGAGGAAGCGGCGAGCTTGGAGCCCGATTTTCCGGCGTCGGACATCCGTTATGAAATCCCTGTTCCCGGCCCGGAGAAGATCATCTGCGTCGGCGTAAACTTCCCCGACCGAAACGAGGAATACAAGGATGGGCAGGCCGCGCCTTCCAATCCCTCCCTGTTCATCCGCTTCCCGCGCTCGTTTACCGGCCACGATCAGCCGCTGATCCGACCGCCGGAAAGCCCGCAGCTCGACTATGAAGGCGAAATCGTCATCGTCATCGGCAAGGGCGGCCGGCGCATTCCCGAGGCTGAAGCATTGTCCCACATCGCGGCGCTGTCGCTCTGCAATGAAGGCACGATCCGCGACTGGGTCCGCCATGCCAAGTTCAACGTCACCCAGGGCAAGAATTTCGACCGCACCGGCTCGATCGGCCCCTGGCTGATCCCGTTCACGCACGAGGCGCAGATCGCCGACATCAAGCTCGAAACCCGCGTCAACGGAGAAGTCCGCCAGAGCGACCGCACCAGCCGGATGATCTTTTCCTTCCGCAAGATCATCAACTACATCTCGACCTTCACTACGCTGGTTCCCGGCGATGTGATCGTCACCGGCACGCCAACCGGTGCCGGTGCCCGCTTCGATCCGCCGATCTGGCTGAAGCCCGACGATGTCGTCGAGGTCGAGGCCGATGGTATCGGCATCTTGCGCAACGCGATCGCTGACGAGGTGTGA
- a CDS encoding ABC transporter ATP-binding protein, whose translation MILTLAGVRKSYSTAESPIEILKGVDLEVAAGESVALTGESGSGKSTLLHLAGGLDRADSGSVVMDGSDLGLFAESERARYRRTKVGLVFQQFNLIPSLSVAANISFHAKLANRYDHAWERQLIEKLGLEEYTARYPEQLSGGQQQRVAIGRTLAARPPLVLADEPTGNLDEQTGDVVLDLMLSLARTVGSALLLVTHSTRLAGRLDRTVVLRGGKIAE comes from the coding sequence ATGATCCTCACCCTCGCAGGCGTTAGAAAATCCTATTCCACTGCGGAGAGCCCGATTGAAATCCTGAAGGGCGTCGATCTGGAAGTCGCTGCGGGCGAAAGTGTTGCTCTAACCGGAGAGTCCGGCAGTGGCAAAAGCACATTGCTGCATCTGGCAGGCGGGCTCGACCGTGCAGACAGCGGCTCGGTCGTAATGGATGGCAGCGATCTGGGGCTATTTGCAGAAAGCGAACGGGCCCGATACCGGAGAACGAAGGTCGGCTTGGTTTTTCAACAGTTTAACCTCATCCCATCACTGAGCGTCGCAGCCAACATCTCGTTCCACGCCAAGCTTGCAAACCGGTACGATCACGCTTGGGAAAGGCAGTTGATCGAGAAATTGGGGTTGGAAGAATACACCGCCCGATATCCCGAGCAACTTTCCGGAGGCCAACAGCAGCGCGTTGCAATCGGGCGAACCTTGGCTGCTCGACCTCCTCTCGTCCTTGCGGACGAGCCAACGGGCAACCTGGATGAGCAAACAGGCGATGTAGTCCTCGATCTGATGCTCAGCCTGGCCCGGACGGTGGGATCGGCTCTGCTTCTCGTCACCCACTCCACGAGGCTTGCAGGGCGTCTGGACCGAACGGTGGTCCTTCGCGGTGGGAAGATTGCCGAATGA
- the hpaI gene encoding 4-hydroxy-2-oxoheptanedioate aldolase: MPAPKNTFKAALMEKRSQMGLWLALANPYAAEILGDAGYDWLLIDGEHAPNDIPLMMAQLQALKGSPSHPIIRAPIGEAWLLKQILDIGAQTVLVPMVESGDQAKAMVRAVRYPPHGMRGVGAALARASAFNRIPDYLQTANEEICLLLQIESRAGLAALDDIATTDGVDGVFIGPADLAADMGHLGRPGDVEVQQAVEAALIRIQAHGKAAGILTADQALARRYVELGATFVAIGNDVSLLANGASRQLSDFRKGGATITGSSDTAKVY; this comes from the coding sequence ATGCCGGCCCCAAAAAACACCTTCAAAGCGGCTTTGATGGAGAAGCGTTCGCAGATGGGACTCTGGCTCGCGCTCGCCAATCCCTATGCGGCCGAAATACTGGGTGATGCCGGCTATGATTGGCTGTTGATCGATGGCGAGCATGCGCCGAACGATATCCCTCTGATGATGGCGCAATTGCAGGCGCTCAAGGGTTCGCCGAGCCATCCGATCATACGGGCGCCGATCGGCGAGGCCTGGCTCTTGAAACAAATCCTCGATATCGGCGCGCAAACCGTGTTGGTGCCAATGGTCGAGAGCGGCGATCAGGCGAAGGCGATGGTGCGCGCCGTGCGTTATCCGCCGCATGGTATGCGTGGGGTGGGCGCCGCCCTCGCCCGCGCCTCGGCATTCAACCGCATTCCCGATTATCTGCAGACGGCCAATGAGGAGATTTGCCTGCTGCTGCAGATCGAAAGTCGCGCCGGACTGGCCGCACTCGATGACATCGCCACCACCGACGGCGTCGACGGCGTTTTTATCGGACCAGCCGATCTTGCCGCCGACATGGGCCATCTCGGCAGGCCCGGCGATGTCGAGGTGCAACAGGCGGTGGAAGCGGCGCTGATCCGTATCCAGGCGCACGGCAAGGCCGCGGGTATCCTGACCGCCGACCAGGCGCTGGCCAGGCGCTATGTGGAACTTGGAGCCACCTTCGTCGCCATTGGAAACGATGTCAGCCTGCTGGCGAACGGCGCTTCACGCCAGCTCTCCGATTTTCGAAAAGGTGGCGCGACCATCACCGGAAGTTCCGACACGGCAAAGGTCTACTAA
- the rpsU gene encoding 30S ribosomal protein S21 has protein sequence MQVLVRDNNVEQALRFLKKKLQREGVFREARLRERFEKPSEKRAREKAEGIRRVRKLARKKLERESGISAPKKARASGR, from the coding sequence ATGCAGGTTCTGGTACGTGACAACAACGTTGAGCAAGCGCTCCGTTTTTTGAAAAAGAAGTTGCAGCGCGAGGGCGTATTCCGGGAGGCCCGACTTCGGGAGCGTTTTGAAAAGCCCTCCGAAAAACGTGCTCGTGAGAAGGCCGAGGGAATCAGGCGTGTCCGTAAACTCGCTCGGAAAAAGCTTGAGCGGGAAAGCGGTATTTCGGCCCCCAAGAAAGCAAGAGCTTCTGGTCGCTAA
- the gabD gene encoding NADP-dependent succinate-semialdehyde dehydrogenase, producing MLLKDPSLFRQAALVGEMWIEADPKNAIEVNNPATGEIIGLVPKLGAAETRTAIEAARLAQKGWAARTAKDRCAVLRKWFDLMIENKEDLGRILTLEQGKPLAEATGEIVYGASFIEWFAEEGRRIYGDLIPGHQPDKRIMVMKQPIGVVAAITPWNFPNAMITRKAGPAFAAGCALVLKPASQTPFSAIAIAILAERAGLPKGLFSVITGSAAAIGAEMSSNPVVRKLTFTGSTEIGTELYKQSAPTIKKLGLELGGNAPFIVFDDADLDAAVEGALIAKYRNNGQTCVCANRVYVQDGVYDAFAEKLVAAVGKLKTGNGFDEGVILGPLIDKAALAKVEEHIADALGKGARILQGGKPHALGGTFFEATILGDVTKDMAVAREETFGPLAPLFRFKDEADVIEQANDTEFGLASYFYAKDLARVFRVAEALEYGMVGVNTGLISTAEAPFGGVKLSGLGREGSKYGIEEFTEIKYVCLGGIG from the coding sequence ATGCTTCTGAAAGACCCTTCGCTATTCCGCCAAGCAGCACTTGTCGGCGAGATGTGGATCGAGGCGGATCCGAAAAACGCGATCGAGGTGAACAACCCGGCGACCGGTGAGATCATCGGTCTCGTGCCAAAGCTTGGTGCCGCCGAGACCAGGACGGCCATCGAGGCCGCCCGCCTGGCGCAGAAGGGTTGGGCTGCCCGCACCGCGAAGGACCGCTGCGCCGTCCTTCGTAAATGGTTCGATCTGATGATCGAGAACAAGGAAGACCTCGGCCGCATCCTGACGCTCGAACAGGGCAAGCCGCTGGCCGAGGCGACTGGCGAAATCGTCTATGGCGCAAGCTTCATCGAATGGTTCGCCGAGGAGGGTCGTCGCATCTATGGCGACTTGATCCCCGGCCACCAGCCCGACAAGCGCATCATGGTGATGAAGCAGCCCATCGGTGTTGTTGCGGCGATCACGCCGTGGAATTTCCCAAACGCGATGATCACCCGCAAGGCGGGCCCGGCCTTCGCCGCCGGCTGCGCCCTGGTCTTGAAGCCCGCCTCTCAGACACCGTTTTCGGCGATCGCGATTGCGATTCTCGCCGAACGCGCCGGCCTGCCAAAGGGCCTTTTCAGCGTCATCACCGGCTCGGCCGCGGCCATCGGCGCCGAAATGAGCTCGAATCCAGTCGTGCGCAAGCTGACATTCACCGGCTCCACCGAAATCGGCACCGAGCTCTACAAGCAGAGCGCCCCGACCATCAAGAAACTCGGTCTGGAACTCGGCGGCAATGCACCGTTTATTGTCTTCGACGATGCCGATCTCGATGCTGCGGTCGAAGGCGCACTGATTGCCAAATACCGCAACAACGGCCAGACCTGTGTTTGCGCCAACCGGGTCTACGTACAGGACGGCGTCTATGACGCCTTTGCAGAAAAGCTGGTGGCGGCCGTCGGCAAGCTGAAAACCGGCAACGGCTTTGACGAAGGCGTCATCCTCGGACCGCTGATCGACAAGGCAGCCCTTGCCAAGGTCGAGGAGCATATCGCCGATGCCTTGGGCAAGGGTGCGCGCATCCTGCAGGGTGGCAAGCCACATGCGCTTGGTGGCACATTCTTCGAAGCGACCATCCTGGGCGACGTCACCAAGGACATGGCGGTGGCGCGCGAAGAAACCTTCGGGCCGCTGGCGCCGCTGTTCCGTTTCAAGGACGAGGCCGACGTCATCGAGCAGGCGAACGACACCGAGTTCGGCCTCGCCTCCTACTTCTACGCCAAGGATCTGGCTCGGGTGTTTCGTGTCGCCGAGGCACTGGAGTACGGCATGGTCGGGGTCAACACCGGGCTGATTTCGACGGCGGAAGCGCCGTTTGGCGGCGTCAAACTGTCGGGTCTTGGCCGCGAGGGCTCGAAATACGGCATCGAGGAATTCACCGAAATCAAATATGTCTGCCTCGGCGGCATCGGCTGA
- a CDS encoding helix-turn-helix domain-containing protein has translation MNMASKIVKSPVARSVGGLLAEARAARGYSLDDVAETTGLTVAEVTALENDTDFDASRIRRTAAALGVLDKI, from the coding sequence ATGAACATGGCCTCGAAGATTGTGAAATCCCCTGTTGCCCGGTCCGTCGGCGGCTTGCTTGCGGAAGCTCGCGCGGCTCGCGGCTATTCGCTGGATGACGTTGCAGAAACCACTGGTCTGACTGTGGCCGAAGTGACAGCTCTGGAAAACGACACGGATTTCGACGCGTCAAGGATACGAAGGACCGCGGCCGCTCTAGGGGTTTTAGACAAGATTTGA
- a CDS encoding J domain-containing protein, whose protein sequence is MTFDSKIFVGLRPTSKKSAPPPEPYQSKCQWDGCESGGTNRAPVGRDAEGLYLVFCPQHAREYNKGYNFASNLSDPVTARYQREAASGSRKTWGTRVDHATEMPLPSTVRSGTAKALNARKSAAQHQATKTDLQRRKLKVLEAKAFETLGLSQDATPEEIRRRYKQMLKLHHPDANRGDRNSEAELQAAIDAHKILKLNGFC, encoded by the coding sequence ATGACGTTTGATTCGAAAATTTTTGTCGGCCTGAGGCCAACGAGCAAAAAATCAGCTCCTCCCCCCGAGCCTTACCAGTCGAAATGCCAGTGGGACGGTTGCGAAAGCGGCGGCACCAATCGTGCGCCCGTTGGGCGAGATGCGGAGGGTTTGTACCTGGTGTTCTGCCCGCAACATGCGAGAGAATACAATAAGGGATATAATTTCGCGAGCAATCTGTCTGATCCGGTGACCGCCCGCTATCAGAGGGAAGCAGCAAGCGGCAGCCGTAAGACGTGGGGGACCCGCGTTGATCATGCGACAGAGATGCCGCTTCCTTCGACCGTCCGCTCTGGGACGGCAAAAGCCCTTAATGCACGCAAAAGTGCTGCCCAACATCAGGCAACGAAAACTGATCTCCAGCGACGTAAGCTCAAGGTATTGGAAGCGAAAGCCTTCGAAACGCTCGGCCTTTCGCAGGACGCGACGCCCGAGGAGATCAGGCGCCGCTATAAGCAGATGCTCAAGCTACATCATCCAGACGCCAACCGAGGAGATCGAAACTCGGAAGCTGAGCTCCAGGCGGCAATCGACGCCCATAAAATCCTCAAGTTGAACGGGTTCTGCTAA
- a CDS encoding lipocalin-like domain-containing protein — protein MNVRKSASVVIAAAMICASGQAFAQGFAGLGSDAQGFAIPERGSVLSFPADHGAHPDYRIEWWYVTANLKDEDGRQYGAQWTLFRSALAPGDKAGFADPQIWAGHAAITTQGHQYVAERLGRGGVGQAGVAARPFRAWIDDWRMEGSEQTGSDAFGNLSVSAGGPDFSYTLDLKADGPLVLQGENGFSVKSANGQASYYYSQPFYEVAGTITTSGAPVKVTGKAWLDREWSSQPLASNQTGWDWFSLHLNSGDKLMAFRLRDDKDGFISANWISADGRTTPLSKDDVQLEPTRKATVDGRRMPVEWRIRVPSKSLDITTKPLNEQSWMATSTPYWEGPINFTGSTSGVGYLEMTGY, from the coding sequence ATGAACGTTAGGAAGTCGGCATCTGTCGTGATAGCGGCGGCTATGATCTGCGCGAGCGGTCAGGCATTTGCGCAAGGCTTCGCCGGGTTGGGATCGGATGCGCAAGGTTTTGCGATCCCGGAGCGGGGTTCTGTTCTTTCTTTCCCCGCCGATCATGGCGCTCATCCTGATTATCGCATTGAGTGGTGGTATGTGACCGCCAATCTCAAAGACGAGGATGGCAGACAATATGGAGCGCAGTGGACGCTGTTTCGCTCTGCGCTGGCTCCGGGAGACAAGGCAGGTTTCGCGGATCCGCAGATCTGGGCCGGGCACGCGGCGATCACCACTCAAGGTCATCAGTACGTCGCTGAGCGCTTGGGGCGGGGAGGCGTCGGGCAGGCAGGCGTTGCCGCAAGACCATTTCGGGCTTGGATAGACGACTGGCGGATGGAGGGTAGCGAGCAAACCGGCTCGGACGCCTTTGGCAACCTTTCAGTCTCTGCGGGCGGGCCGGACTTCAGCTACACCTTAGACCTCAAGGCCGACGGCCCGCTCGTTCTTCAGGGGGAAAACGGCTTTTCCGTGAAGTCGGCGAACGGACAGGCGAGCTACTATTACTCGCAGCCTTTCTATGAGGTGGCGGGAACGATCACGACATCCGGAGCGCCGGTTAAGGTCACGGGCAAAGCCTGGCTGGATCGGGAGTGGTCGTCGCAGCCGCTTGCGTCCAATCAGACGGGGTGGGATTGGTTCTCACTGCATCTGAATTCCGGCGACAAGCTGATGGCTTTTCGCCTTCGTGATGACAAGGACGGGTTTATCTCCGCGAACTGGATATCGGCGGATGGACGAACGACACCTTTGTCGAAAGACGACGTCCAACTGGAGCCGACGCGGAAGGCAACAGTCGATGGGCGCCGGATGCCGGTTGAGTGGCGCATACGCGTGCCGAGTAAGTCACTTGATATTACGACGAAACCGCTGAACGAGCAGTCTTGGATGGCGACCTCTACGCCTTATTGGGAGGGGCCGATCAACTTCACAGGCTCCACGTCAGGTGTCGGATATCTTGAAATGACCGGCTATTAG
- a CDS encoding ABC transporter permease → MNFVAFAALLSHWRRRPLQLLTLVMGIALATALWSGVQAINAEARASYARAASVLEQGNLRQIVAKDGDGIASEVYGSLRRAGLKVSPVIEGNYRFGSIRIRLVGIEPLTMPRDTRNQTVARSLDLSGLFSASGQLLVSSATAERLRGSTDMSVKIDGKVPDGAAFVDISVADRLLDKHGKIDRLVVATDQRITADAIDPAGLTIREPGEQPDVARLTDSFHLNLTAFGFLSFIVGLFIVYSATGLTFEQRRGTFRTLRSLGVSLRALITVLLIELSMLALISGLIGVMLGYVIAWLLMPGVAATLRGLYGANVSGSLSIRPEWWLAGLAIALGGTAVSSAQSLWRVWKLPILAAAQPRAWARESARSLAFQAGTGGVLLILAAILAIAASGLVAGFATLGCLLLGTALVLPGLLAVILTKAQHLARSALMEWFWADTRIQLPGLSLALMALLLALSANIGVGTMVSSFRLTFIGWLDQRLAAELYVTAKDEKEAARLRVWLPPRSTAVLPIWSVDAEVLGEQTQIFGVADDSTYREHWPLIASDNDVWARIAAGQGALINEQMWRRGKAKIGQPLVMPGGWSATVVGVYSDYGNPNGQVIVGVKTLVDHYREVPKLRYGVRVAPEQAHDLKRRLVEEFGLPDTAIVDQASLKRQSRAIFDQTFKVTGALNVLTLAVAGFAMFSSLLTLSGIRLPQLAPVWAMGVRRRDLALYEVARTLALWLATFMAAIPVGLTLAWVLLAIVNVEAFGWRLPMMVFPMDWFWLGAIALAAALLSVLVPVRRLASINPADLLRIFANER, encoded by the coding sequence ATGAACTTCGTCGCATTCGCAGCCCTGCTGTCACACTGGCGTCGGAGACCTCTCCAGCTTCTGACGCTGGTCATGGGGATTGCGCTGGCGACAGCTCTCTGGTCCGGCGTTCAGGCTATCAACGCCGAGGCGAGGGCGAGCTATGCCCGGGCGGCTTCGGTTCTGGAGCAAGGCAACCTCCGGCAGATCGTCGCCAAGGACGGTGACGGCATAGCGAGCGAGGTCTATGGCAGCCTGCGTCGAGCGGGTCTGAAAGTTTCGCCCGTGATCGAGGGCAACTACCGCTTCGGAAGCATAAGGATCAGATTGGTTGGTATCGAACCTCTGACGATGCCAAGGGACACCCGGAACCAGACCGTCGCCAGAAGTCTAGACCTATCCGGCTTATTTTCAGCCAGTGGACAGTTGCTTGTGTCGAGCGCGACTGCAGAGCGGCTCCGTGGCAGTACCGACATGAGCGTCAAAATCGATGGTAAAGTTCCTGACGGTGCTGCCTTCGTCGACATATCGGTCGCCGACAGGTTGCTCGACAAGCACGGGAAGATCGACCGCCTGGTGGTCGCGACCGATCAAAGGATCACCGCCGACGCAATCGATCCGGCGGGATTGACGATCCGCGAACCGGGTGAACAACCAGACGTCGCTCGCCTCACAGACAGCTTCCACCTCAACCTTACGGCTTTCGGCTTCCTTTCGTTCATCGTCGGGCTCTTCATCGTGTATTCGGCCACGGGCCTGACCTTCGAACAGCGTCGAGGCACTTTTCGTACACTCAGATCTCTTGGTGTCTCGCTTCGAGCATTGATCACGGTGCTCTTGATCGAGCTTTCGATGCTGGCGCTGATATCGGGCTTGATCGGCGTCATGCTCGGCTACGTCATAGCATGGCTCCTGATGCCGGGTGTCGCCGCGACCCTCAGGGGCCTCTACGGTGCGAATGTGTCAGGCTCGCTATCCATTCGGCCGGAGTGGTGGTTGGCTGGACTGGCGATTGCTCTCGGAGGAACCGCTGTCTCGTCTGCCCAGAGCCTGTGGCGGGTTTGGAAGCTGCCGATTTTAGCTGCCGCCCAGCCGCGAGCGTGGGCAAGAGAGTCGGCCAGATCGCTTGCCTTTCAAGCGGGAACGGGCGGAGTTCTGCTGATTTTGGCTGCTATCCTGGCGATAGCCGCGTCCGGGCTGGTGGCGGGTTTTGCGACACTTGGCTGCCTGCTTCTTGGAACAGCTCTGGTGCTACCTGGACTTCTTGCGGTCATCCTGACCAAAGCGCAGCATTTGGCACGAAGCGCCCTCATGGAATGGTTCTGGGCCGACACCCGCATACAGCTTCCCGGCTTGTCGCTGGCTTTGATGGCTCTGCTGCTGGCATTGTCGGCAAACATCGGCGTCGGCACGATGGTATCGAGCTTCCGGCTGACTTTCATCGGATGGCTGGATCAACGCCTGGCCGCCGAGCTTTACGTGACTGCCAAGGATGAGAAGGAAGCTGCGCGTCTCCGAGTCTGGCTTCCACCACGCTCAACGGCGGTCTTGCCCATCTGGAGCGTCGACGCCGAGGTGCTTGGTGAACAGACCCAGATCTTTGGCGTTGCGGACGATTCGACCTACCGGGAGCACTGGCCGTTGATCGCTTCCGACAACGACGTTTGGGCAAGGATCGCCGCCGGGCAGGGTGCTCTGATCAACGAACAGATGTGGCGTCGCGGCAAAGCCAAGATCGGCCAGCCGTTGGTCATGCCAGGAGGCTGGAGCGCAACTGTGGTCGGCGTGTACTCGGACTATGGAAATCCGAATGGGCAAGTGATAGTCGGGGTCAAAACGCTCGTCGATCATTACCGCGAGGTCCCGAAACTTCGCTACGGTGTCCGAGTTGCTCCCGAGCAAGCCCACGATCTCAAGCGTCGGCTGGTCGAGGAGTTTGGCCTTCCGGATACCGCCATCGTTGACCAGGCGTCACTTAAGCGGCAATCGAGAGCCATCTTCGATCAGACGTTCAAGGTGACCGGCGCGTTGAACGTCCTCACCCTTGCTGTGGCAGGGTTTGCCATGTTCTCAAGTCTCCTGACGCTGTCTGGTATTCGGCTTCCGCAACTCGCGCCTGTATGGGCAATGGGTGTACGGCGACGGGATCTGGCGCTCTACGAAGTTGCCCGGACACTTGCACTCTGGCTGGCGACATTTATGGCTGCCATACCGGTCGGTCTTACCCTGGCGTGGGTCCTGCTTGCGATCGTGAACGTGGAGGCTTTTGGTTGGCGATTGCCAATGATGGTGTTTCCAATGGACTGGTTTTGGCTGGGAGCAATTGCTCTTGCTGCTGCATTGCTGTCGGTGCTGGTGCCGGTTCGGCGTCTGGCCTCGATCAATCCTGCGGACCTGCTGAGGATTTTCGCCAATGAACGTTAG
- the hpaH gene encoding 2-oxo-hept-4-ene-1,7-dioate hydratase, whose translation MLTSDEIRQAAERLDIAERTREQTGLLSLKYPHMTMDDAYAVQSAWVTKKIAAGRKVIGWKIGLTSKAMQYALNIDTPDSGVLFDDMLFEDGATVPADRFIQPRIEAEIAFIMKAPLKGPGVTVFDVLNATDYITPALEILDTRILRVDPGTKKARTIVDTISDNAANAGIVLGGRMARPDTVDMRWMGAIVSRNAEVEETGLGAGVLNQPARGVAWLANRLAEYGDGIEAGQIVLAGSFIRPIEARHNDTIVADFGSYGTVSSYFA comes from the coding sequence ATGCTGACTTCAGATGAGATCAGGCAGGCGGCAGAGCGTCTCGACATCGCCGAGCGGACGCGCGAACAGACGGGGCTTCTGTCGCTCAAATATCCGCATATGACGATGGACGACGCCTATGCCGTGCAGTCGGCCTGGGTCACGAAGAAGATCGCTGCCGGGCGCAAGGTGATCGGGTGGAAAATCGGGCTGACCTCAAAGGCGATGCAATATGCCCTGAACATCGACACGCCGGATTCCGGCGTGCTGTTCGATGACATGCTGTTCGAGGACGGCGCGACGGTCCCTGCCGACCGCTTCATCCAGCCGCGGATCGAGGCTGAGATCGCCTTCATCATGAAGGCTCCGCTGAAAGGCCCCGGCGTCACCGTGTTCGACGTGCTGAACGCCACGGACTATATCACCCCGGCCCTGGAAATCCTCGATACGCGCATCCTCAGGGTCGATCCCGGAACAAAGAAGGCTCGCACCATCGTCGACACGATTTCCGACAATGCGGCCAATGCCGGTATCGTGCTCGGCGGGCGCATGGCGCGACCCGACACTGTCGACATGCGCTGGATGGGCGCAATTGTCAGTCGCAACGCCGAGGTCGAGGAAACCGGGCTTGGTGCCGGAGTGCTCAACCAGCCGGCGCGCGGCGTTGCCTGGCTTGCCAATCGATTGGCTGAATATGGTGATGGCATCGAGGCGGGCCAGATCGTCCTTGCCGGCTCCTTCATTCGCCCGATCGAAGCACGTCACAACGATACGATCGTTGCCGATTTCGGATCCTACGGCACCGTCAGCAGCTATTTCGCATAG